A stretch of Mycobacterium sp. ITM-2016-00316 DNA encodes these proteins:
- a CDS encoding GntR family transcriptional regulator, whose protein sequence is MGVRRSVLLECLVAERAGTSQDGVLGELRRAILDGGVPPGTQIPLAEVAEIFGVSQIPIREALKTLVAEGLISHRRNGGYTVALLTAQELREMYIVRETLEAASLAAAVHNATDTDRATAVIANQLLEQAIRDGDAAAYHRGSRQFHAALTGPSRMHRLLHMLEAAWNVTEPVQSMVHVSPADRADLHADHRAMLEAFLAGDVDALLAISEQHAARLNAVIATLPRDTGLLA, encoded by the coding sequence ATGGGGGTGCGGCGCTCGGTTCTGCTCGAATGCCTGGTCGCCGAACGGGCAGGCACCTCCCAGGACGGTGTGCTCGGCGAACTGCGGCGCGCCATCCTGGACGGCGGCGTCCCGCCGGGCACGCAGATCCCGCTGGCCGAGGTCGCCGAAATCTTCGGGGTGAGTCAGATCCCGATCCGCGAGGCGCTGAAGACCCTTGTCGCCGAGGGGCTGATCTCGCACCGCCGCAACGGTGGCTACACCGTCGCGCTGCTGACCGCGCAGGAACTGCGCGAGATGTACATCGTGCGTGAGACATTGGAAGCGGCATCGCTGGCCGCAGCGGTGCATAACGCCACCGACACCGATCGCGCCACCGCGGTGATCGCCAACCAGCTCCTGGAACAGGCCATTCGGGACGGGGATGCGGCCGCATATCATCGCGGCAGCAGGCAGTTTCATGCCGCGCTGACCGGGCCCTCGCGGATGCACCGGCTGCTGCACATGCTGGAGGCCGCCTGGAACGTCACCGAACCGGTGCAGTCGATGGTGCATGTCAGTCCCGCCGATCGGGCTGATCTGCACGCCGATCACCGCGCCATGCTGGAGGCATTCCTGGCCGGCGACGTCGATGCGCTGCTGGCCATCTCCGAACAGCATGCCGCTCGCCTCAACGCCGTCATCGCCACCTTGCCGCGCGACACCGGCCTGCTGGCGTGA
- a CDS encoding UBP-type zinc finger domain-containing protein, which produces MDIDPAKPPSGTGCVECDAGGGWWVHLRRCAACGHIGCCDDSLAKHASQHWRDTGHPIIRSFEPGEDWFWNYATDEYYDGPDLAAPQAHPADQPTPGPRDRVPRDWMRQLQGG; this is translated from the coding sequence GTGGACATCGACCCCGCCAAGCCCCCGAGCGGTACCGGATGTGTGGAGTGCGACGCCGGCGGCGGATGGTGGGTACACCTGCGCCGATGCGCGGCCTGCGGGCACATCGGTTGCTGCGACGATTCGCTGGCCAAACACGCCTCCCAGCACTGGCGTGACACCGGGCATCCCATCATCCGCAGCTTCGAGCCCGGCGAGGACTGGTTCTGGAATTACGCCACCGACGAGTACTACGACGGTCCCGATCTGGCTGCGCCGCAGGCGCACCCGGCCGACCAACCGACGCCGGGACCGCGTGATCGGGTACCCCGGGACTGGATGCGCCAGCTTCAGGGCGGCTGA
- a CDS encoding SRPBCC family protein, which translates to MAVRASREILFDASPEAILDALADIDEVPTWSTLHRSAEVVDRHPDGRPHHVRATVKIMGITEKEMLEYHWGDDWMVWDAQDTFQQRGQHGEYKLIREGDRTRVQFDLFIDLVAPIPEFLLRRAKAMVLDAAVDRLRTRVTRFHG; encoded by the coding sequence ATGGCTGTCAGAGCGTCGAGAGAAATCCTCTTCGACGCCTCGCCGGAGGCGATCCTTGATGCGCTCGCCGACATCGACGAGGTGCCGACCTGGTCCACCCTGCACCGGTCCGCGGAGGTGGTGGACCGCCATCCCGACGGCAGGCCCCATCACGTCAGGGCGACGGTGAAGATCATGGGGATCACCGAAAAGGAGATGCTGGAGTACCACTGGGGCGACGACTGGATGGTCTGGGACGCCCAGGACACCTTCCAGCAGCGCGGCCAGCACGGCGAGTACAAGCTGATCCGTGAGGGTGACCGCACCCGAGTCCAGTTCGACCTCTTCATCGATCTGGTCGCGCCGATCCCGGAGTTCCTGTTGCGCAGGGCCAAGGCGATGGTGCTTGACGCGGCCGTGGACCGGCTTCGCACCCGGGTCACCCGCTTCCACGGCTGA
- a CDS encoding NCS1 family nucleobase:cation symporter-1 gives MTDTVVPPHDAPPGAVVGAGDIVEAAGHPVGGGVIKPGYDPRLTNEDLAPLGKQTWTSYNIFAFWMSDVHSVGGYVTAGSLFALGLASWQVLIALLVGISIVYFFCNLVAKPSQATGVPYPVICRTVFGVLGANIPAIIRGLIAVAWYGIQTFLASAALDIVLIKLFPGLAPYAVVADYGFAGLSLLGWGSFLLLWVLQACVFWRGMESIRKFIDFCGPAVYVVMFMLCGYLIYKAGWAAIDLNLGGVTYTGWSSVPVMLGAIALVVSYFSGPMLNFGDFSRYGKSFAAVKKGNFLGLPVNFLVFSVLVVVTASLTLPVFGELITDPVETVARIDSTFAIVLGALTFAIATIGINIVANFISPAFDFSNVSPQRISWRAGGMIAAVGSVLITPWNLYNNPEVIHYTLETLGAFIGPLFGVLIADYYLIRKQKVVLDDLFTMDESGKYWYTKGYNKVAVVATVIGAILAMIPVLLGGSVAGMAAAAQYSWFIGCGVGFAIYYLWGKRDVLVAESVS, from the coding sequence ATGACCGATACCGTTGTACCTCCGCATGACGCGCCCCCGGGAGCCGTTGTCGGTGCTGGTGACATCGTCGAAGCCGCCGGCCATCCGGTCGGCGGCGGCGTCATCAAGCCCGGCTACGACCCCCGCCTGACGAACGAGGATCTCGCCCCGCTGGGCAAGCAGACCTGGACGTCCTACAACATCTTCGCGTTCTGGATGTCCGATGTGCACAGCGTCGGCGGCTATGTCACCGCGGGCAGCCTTTTCGCCCTCGGCCTGGCCAGCTGGCAGGTACTGATCGCGCTGCTGGTCGGCATCAGCATCGTGTACTTCTTCTGCAACCTGGTGGCAAAGCCCAGCCAGGCGACCGGGGTGCCGTATCCGGTGATCTGCCGCACCGTCTTCGGCGTGCTGGGCGCCAATATCCCGGCCATCATCCGCGGTTTGATCGCGGTGGCCTGGTACGGCATCCAGACCTTCCTGGCGTCGGCGGCACTGGACATCGTGCTGATCAAACTCTTTCCCGGCCTGGCCCCCTACGCGGTGGTCGCGGATTACGGCTTCGCCGGGTTGTCGCTGCTGGGCTGGGGTAGCTTCCTGCTGTTGTGGGTGTTGCAGGCCTGCGTGTTCTGGCGCGGTATGGAGTCGATCCGCAAGTTCATCGACTTCTGCGGGCCCGCCGTCTACGTCGTCATGTTCATGCTCTGTGGTTACCTGATCTACAAGGCCGGTTGGGCCGCCATCGACCTGAACCTCGGCGGGGTCACTTACACCGGCTGGTCATCGGTTCCGGTGATGCTGGGCGCCATCGCCCTGGTGGTCTCCTACTTCTCTGGCCCGATGCTCAACTTCGGCGACTTCTCCCGCTACGGCAAGTCGTTCGCGGCCGTCAAGAAGGGCAACTTCCTCGGCCTGCCGGTCAACTTCCTGGTCTTCTCGGTGCTGGTGGTCGTCACCGCATCGCTGACCCTGCCGGTGTTCGGTGAGCTCATCACCGACCCGGTCGAGACGGTGGCCCGCATCGATAGCACCTTCGCGATCGTGTTGGGCGCGTTGACCTTCGCCATCGCCACCATCGGTATCAACATCGTCGCCAACTTCATCTCCCCGGCGTTCGACTTCTCCAACGTCAGCCCGCAGCGCATCAGCTGGCGCGCCGGCGGCATGATCGCCGCCGTCGGGTCGGTGCTCATCACACCGTGGAACCTGTACAACAACCCCGAGGTCATCCACTACACACTGGAGACACTGGGCGCCTTCATCGGCCCGCTGTTCGGTGTGCTGATCGCCGACTACTACCTGATCCGCAAGCAGAAGGTGGTGCTGGATGATCTGTTCACCATGGATGAGTCCGGAAAATACTGGTACACCAAGGGATACAACAAAGTGGCCGTCGTCGCGACCGTCATCGGCGCCATCTTGGCCATGATCCCGGTGCTGCTCGGTGGTTCCGTGGCGGGCATGGCTGCCGCTGCCCAGTACAGCTGGTTCATCGGTTGCGGAGTCGGCTTCGCGATCTACTACCTGTGGGGCAAGCGGGACGTCCTGGTGGCAGAATCGGTGTCGTGA
- a CDS encoding aspartate/glutamate racemase family protein, whose protein sequence is MTRIWVINPNTTRAMTSTIEVCARAVAAQGVDVTGVTSEFGPPSIESHYDEAMSVPGLLAAIQRGEAEGVDGYVIACFGDPGLDAARELATGPVIGIAEAAMQTASHLGRGFSVVTTLGRTMGRAADLAERYGMQRFCLGIHACDIPVLDLESDPMALKMVTEACREAIEQDRSDAVVLGCAGMADMCRHISEEIGVPVVDGVSAATLIVQSLVTMGLRTGKRGEFAPPPAKDYVDKA, encoded by the coding sequence GTGACGCGTATTTGGGTGATCAACCCGAACACCACCCGGGCAATGACCTCGACGATCGAGGTCTGCGCCCGGGCGGTGGCGGCTCAGGGGGTGGATGTCACCGGCGTAACCTCCGAGTTCGGGCCGCCATCCATCGAGAGTCACTACGACGAGGCGATGAGTGTGCCCGGCCTGCTGGCGGCGATCCAGCGCGGTGAGGCCGAGGGCGTCGACGGTTATGTCATCGCCTGTTTCGGGGATCCAGGCCTGGACGCCGCGCGGGAACTGGCCACCGGGCCGGTGATCGGTATCGCCGAGGCCGCCATGCAGACCGCGAGCCACCTGGGCCGCGGGTTCAGCGTCGTGACGACGCTGGGGCGCACCATGGGCCGCGCCGCCGATCTCGCGGAACGTTATGGGATGCAACGGTTCTGCCTGGGTATCCACGCCTGCGATATCCCGGTGTTGGACCTGGAGTCCGATCCGATGGCACTGAAAATGGTGACCGAGGCTTGTCGGGAAGCCATCGAGCAGGACCGCTCCGATGCGGTGGTGCTGGGTTGTGCGGGGATGGCCGATATGTGCAGGCACATCTCCGAGGAGATCGGTGTGCCCGTGGTCGACGGTGTCAGCGCCGCGACGCTGATCGTGCAGTCGCTGGTGACGATGGGTCTGCGTACCGGTAAGCGCGGGGAGTTCGCCCCGCCGCCGGCCAAGGATTACGTCGACAAAGCCTAA
- a CDS encoding SRPBCC family protein, with the protein MATSVSREVVIEASPEEIFAVVADVESTPSWSPQYQKAEVVDRDGEGRPHRVIQTIKTVGISDQLTIDYTWEEHKVSWVLVKASQLKSQECSYTLTPEGDKTRVRFDMTIDLAIPLPGFVLKQVMKGAIDVATSGLRKQVLKVKKG; encoded by the coding sequence ATGGCAACCAGCGTTTCCCGTGAAGTGGTGATCGAGGCGTCCCCCGAGGAGATCTTCGCCGTCGTCGCCGACGTCGAATCCACCCCGAGCTGGTCACCCCAGTACCAGAAGGCCGAGGTGGTGGACCGCGACGGCGAGGGCCGTCCACACCGGGTCATCCAGACCATCAAGACGGTCGGCATCAGCGACCAGCTGACCATCGATTACACCTGGGAGGAGCACAAGGTCAGCTGGGTACTGGTGAAGGCCAGTCAGCTGAAATCCCAGGAGTGCAGCTACACCCTCACGCCCGAGGGCGACAAGACGCGCGTCCGGTTCGACATGACCATCGACCTGGCGATCCCGCTGCCCGGGTTCGTGCTCAAGCAGGTGATGAAGGGCGCCATCGATGTCGCGACCAGCGGCCTGCGCAAGCAGGTGCTGAAGGTCAAGAAGGGATGA
- the zwf gene encoding glucose-6-phosphate dehydrogenase, with amino-acid sequence MAAENPQTIAYPAPGSRPHRHDDEALAPHVIVLFGATGDLAKRKLLPGMAHLVESALAPKIRVVGTSLEDLTPEEFRALTREAVNAFGNHKLTDEQWAAFAGRITYVPQGAGPGALAEAVADAEAELGPETQRLHYLSVPPKAARAVITMLKDANLVERSRVVMEKPFGTDLSSAIELNDFVHETFRERQIFRIDHFLGKEAAQNILAFRFANGLFEPIWNRNFIDHIQIDIPETLGLDQRANFYESTGAFKDMVVTHLFQVMAFVVMEPPTALEPRAISEEKNKVFRSMLPIQCSDVVRGQYAGYREETGVARDSDTETFIALKVGIDNWRWAGVPIYLRTGKKMAEGMRIISIAFKEAPRTMFPAGSGVGSQGPDHLTFDLADASKVSLSFYGKRPGPGMKLDKMSMQFSTQETAQLGDVLEAYERLILDAMRGDHTLFTTAEGIESLWERSAHLLDDPPPVKLYQPGTWGPNAIHQLIAPNAWRLPFERAWREKK; translated from the coding sequence ATGGCCGCAGAGAACCCCCAGACCATCGCCTACCCGGCTCCCGGGTCCCGCCCGCACCGTCACGATGACGAGGCGCTCGCCCCACACGTCATCGTGTTGTTCGGGGCGACGGGCGATCTCGCCAAACGCAAGCTGCTGCCCGGGATGGCGCACCTGGTGGAGTCGGCGCTGGCCCCCAAGATCCGGGTGGTCGGCACCTCGCTGGAGGATCTGACTCCCGAGGAGTTCCGCGCGCTGACCAGGGAAGCGGTCAATGCGTTCGGCAATCACAAGCTCACCGATGAGCAGTGGGCCGCGTTCGCCGGTCGCATCACCTACGTCCCACAAGGCGCCGGGCCCGGGGCGCTCGCCGAAGCGGTCGCCGATGCCGAGGCCGAACTCGGGCCCGAAACGCAACGGCTGCATTATCTTTCGGTGCCACCGAAGGCGGCCCGAGCGGTGATCACCATGCTCAAGGACGCCAACCTGGTGGAGCGCTCCCGGGTGGTGATGGAGAAACCGTTCGGCACCGATCTCTCCAGTGCCATCGAGCTCAACGACTTCGTGCACGAGACCTTCCGAGAGCGCCAGATCTTCCGGATCGACCACTTCCTGGGCAAGGAAGCCGCCCAGAATATTCTCGCGTTCCGGTTCGCCAACGGTCTTTTCGAGCCGATCTGGAACCGCAACTTCATCGACCACATCCAGATCGACATCCCCGAGACGCTCGGTCTGGACCAACGGGCGAACTTCTACGAGAGCACCGGAGCGTTCAAGGACATGGTGGTCACCCACCTGTTCCAGGTGATGGCATTCGTGGTGATGGAACCGCCCACCGCGCTGGAACCCCGCGCCATCAGCGAGGAGAAGAACAAGGTCTTCCGCTCGATGCTGCCCATCCAGTGCAGCGACGTGGTGCGCGGCCAGTACGCCGGGTATCGCGAAGAGACTGGTGTGGCAAGGGATTCCGACACCGAGACGTTCATCGCCCTGAAGGTCGGTATCGACAACTGGCGCTGGGCGGGCGTCCCGATCTACCTGCGGACCGGCAAGAAGATGGCCGAGGGTATGCGCATCATCTCGATCGCCTTCAAGGAGGCCCCGCGCACGATGTTCCCGGCGGGCTCCGGTGTCGGATCACAGGGCCCGGACCATCTCACCTTCGATCTGGCCGACGCGTCCAAGGTGTCGCTGTCCTTCTACGGCAAGCGGCCCGGCCCGGGCATGAAGCTGGACAAGATGTCGATGCAGTTCTCCACCCAGGAGACCGCACAACTGGGCGATGTGCTGGAGGCCTACGAGCGCCTCATCCTGGATGCGATGCGCGGTGACCACACCTTGTTCACCACCGCCGAGGGCATCGAATCCCTCTGGGAGCGTTCGGCTCATCTGCTCGACGATCCGCCGCCGGTCAAGCTCTACCAACCCGGCACCTGGGGGCCGAACGCAATCCACCAACTGATCGCCCCCAACGCGTGGCGGCTGCCGTTCGAGCGGGCCTGGCGGGAGAAGAAGTAG
- a CDS encoding CaiB/BaiF CoA-transferase family protein has product MTPSGPLAGVRVLELGGIGPGPHAAMMLADLGADVVRVRRPDPGERSDGKKRPLQMPAENADLLHRGKRIVDLDVKNEPGKLLALAAKADVLLDCFRPGTCERLGIGPQDCAAVNPRLIFARITGWGQDGPLAQTAGHDINYLSQTGVLSAIGYRDRPPVAPLNLVADFGGGSMLVLVGIVTALFEREKSGVGQVIDAAMVDGVSMLAQMMWTMKATGSLADQRESFLLDGGAPFYRVYETSDGGHMAVGSIEPQFFAALLAGLGVDAAEVPAQFDRDRWPAMRAMFEARFAARTRAQWTAIFAGTDACVTPVLNWAEAAESEHLLARDTLVDEHGVRQAAPAPRFSRTPAGPIGRPPQQTTALDQVGW; this is encoded by the coding sequence ATGACGCCGTCCGGCCCGCTGGCCGGTGTCCGGGTCCTCGAACTCGGTGGCATCGGGCCCGGGCCGCATGCGGCGATGATGCTGGCCGACCTCGGTGCCGACGTGGTGCGCGTGCGTCGTCCCGATCCCGGCGAGCGGAGCGACGGGAAAAAGCGCCCGCTGCAGATGCCGGCCGAGAACGCCGACCTGCTGCACCGCGGCAAGCGGATCGTCGACCTGGACGTCAAGAACGAACCCGGGAAGCTGCTCGCCCTCGCCGCGAAGGCCGACGTGCTGCTGGACTGTTTCCGGCCCGGCACCTGCGAACGGCTCGGAATCGGGCCTCAGGACTGCGCCGCGGTCAACCCGCGGCTGATCTTCGCGCGCATCACCGGCTGGGGGCAGGACGGCCCGCTGGCACAGACCGCGGGGCACGACATCAACTATCTGTCGCAGACCGGGGTGCTGAGCGCCATCGGTTACCGGGACCGGCCACCGGTCGCGCCGCTGAACCTGGTCGCCGATTTCGGCGGCGGTTCGATGCTGGTGCTGGTCGGTATCGTGACCGCCCTGTTCGAGCGCGAGAAATCCGGTGTCGGGCAGGTGATCGACGCCGCCATGGTCGACGGGGTCAGCATGCTGGCGCAGATGATGTGGACGATGAAGGCGACGGGTTCGCTTGCCGATCAACGCGAGTCGTTCCTGCTCGACGGTGGTGCCCCGTTCTACCGGGTCTACGAGACCTCCGACGGTGGGCACATGGCGGTGGGTTCCATCGAGCCGCAGTTCTTCGCGGCACTGCTCGCCGGACTCGGTGTGGACGCTGCGGAGGTGCCCGCCCAGTTCGACCGGGACCGCTGGCCAGCCATGCGTGCGATGTTCGAGGCCCGGTTCGCCGCGCGCACCCGGGCGCAGTGGACGGCGATCTTCGCGGGCACCGATGCCTGCGTCACCCCGGTGCTGAACTGGGCCGAGGCCGCCGAGAGCGAGCACCTGCTGGCCAGGGACACGCTGGTCGACGAGCACGGGGTGCGTCAGGCCGCGCCGGCGCCGCGCTTCTCCCGCACCCCGGCCGGGCCGATCGGCCGACCCCCGCAGCAGACCACGGCGCTTGACCAGGTCGGCTGGTGA